A genomic stretch from Schistosoma haematobium chromosome 4, whole genome shotgun sequence includes:
- a CDS encoding hypothetical protein (EggNog:ENOG410IPY2~COG:S) has product MKTSTSEGKHGIQWTAQNQLDDLDFADNLALLSRTHEQMQIKTASVAAVSASVGLSIHKRKTKVLKFKAENSNSITLVGETLEDVESFTYLGSIIDEQGGSAADVKVRIGKASVAFLQLKNVWNSKQLSTNIKVRIFNTNVKAVLLYGAETWRTTTTIIKKVQVFINGCLRKILNIHWPDTISNSLLWDRTNQIPADQEIRKRQWKWMGHTLRKSLKCITRQALTWNREGKRKRGRLNNTLRREIDVYMRRMNNNWEKLERIAQDRVGWRMVVSGRCSFTRSNRRM; this is encoded by the coding sequence atgaagacctcgacatctgaaggaaaacacggaatacaatggacagctcaaaatcaattagacgatttggacttcgcagataacctagccctcctatcacgtacacacgaacaaatgcagataaagacagccagtgtagcagcagtctctgcatcagtaggcctcagtatacataaacggaaaaccaaggtcctcaaattcaaagcggagaacagcaattcaATCACTCTTgttggcgaaactctggaagatgtagaatccttcacatacctaggaagcatcatcgatgaacaaggaggttcagctgcagacgtaaaggtgaggattggcaaagcaagtgtcgcattcctacaactgaagaacgtatggaactcaaaacaactttcaaccaatatcaaagtgagaatcttcaatacgaatgtcaaggcagttctattgtacggagctgaaacttggagaactacaacaaccatcatcaagaaagtacaagtatttataaatggttgtctacgcaagatactcaacatccattggccggataccatcagcaatagccttctctgggatagaacaaaccagattccagctgatcaggaaatcaggaaaagacaatggaaatggatgggacatacattacgcaaatcactaaagtgcatcacgagacaagccctaacttggaatcgtgaagggaagcggaaaagagggagactaaacaacacattacgtcgggaaatagatgtctatatgagaaggatgaataacaactgggaaaaactggaaaggattgcccaggacagggttggatggcgaatggtGGTGAGCGGCcgatgctccttcacgaggagtaacagacgtatgTAA